In Alteromonas sp. V450, the following proteins share a genomic window:
- a CDS encoding DUF2256 domain-containing protein has product MKKSDLPTKMCPVCERPFTWRKKWEKNWENVRYCSKRCASNKHKAVTIR; this is encoded by the coding sequence ATGAAGAAGTCTGATTTACCTACAAAGATGTGTCCGGTCTGTGAAAGACCGTTTACTTGGCGAAAAAAATGGGAAAAGAACTGGGAAAACGTGCGCTATTGTTCAAAGCGGTGCGCTAGCAACAAACATAAAGCGGTAACGATCAGATAG
- a CDS encoding DUF2254 domain-containing protein translates to MEAPITADKLRFLIYSIKEKLWIKPLGFCLLSILVVFLAKVADGTSLAKHIPQIKPDSVETLLSIMASSMMVIATFSAGTMVNAYASASQSSTPRSLSLIISDDVSQNALSVFIGAFIYSAVALTAMTQAFFDEAGLFILFCLTCLAFTVVILTFIRWVDSVARLGRVGSTVLKVEKATQRAIEKRISSPCLGAVPSTAISQTKIKEQGAYPVFSQRVGYIQLIDIARIQQWASEHTAFVNVNMLPGEFVTPDKVLAYVNKKDDLEGIEKAYTISEERSFEADPRFGFVVLAEIASRALSSAINDHGTAISIISSVTRLLLLWKTSECKQEDEQLNKNENYQYDRVSVPEISIYDLFDDAYTSISRDGAANIEVAIHIQKSLNAITNCFDKDSEFKDSAATFAKQSFERSKQALVFSDDVDRLKKSYNPSSG, encoded by the coding sequence GTGGAAGCCCCAATAACCGCTGACAAACTACGTTTTCTTATTTACAGCATTAAAGAAAAACTATGGATAAAACCACTCGGGTTTTGCCTTCTATCTATTCTCGTTGTTTTTCTCGCCAAAGTAGCCGACGGAACATCGCTCGCAAAGCATATACCGCAGATAAAGCCTGACTCTGTAGAGACGCTGCTATCAATTATGGCGTCTAGTATGATGGTGATTGCCACATTCTCAGCAGGCACCATGGTTAACGCATATGCATCTGCAAGTCAGTCATCAACGCCGCGCTCGTTAAGCCTTATTATATCGGACGATGTATCACAAAACGCGCTTTCTGTATTTATAGGCGCATTCATTTACAGTGCAGTTGCACTAACTGCAATGACACAAGCCTTTTTCGATGAGGCTGGGTTATTCATTTTATTTTGTTTAACCTGCTTGGCTTTTACAGTAGTGATATTAACGTTTATTCGATGGGTAGATAGCGTGGCTCGATTAGGGCGTGTAGGTTCTACCGTATTAAAAGTAGAAAAAGCAACGCAACGAGCAATCGAAAAACGCATTAGCTCGCCTTGCTTAGGCGCTGTGCCTTCAACGGCAATATCGCAAACTAAAATTAAAGAGCAGGGGGCTTATCCGGTATTTAGTCAGCGAGTAGGGTATATACAACTCATTGATATAGCGCGAATTCAGCAATGGGCCAGTGAACATACTGCATTTGTTAACGTAAACATGCTACCAGGAGAATTTGTCACTCCCGATAAAGTGCTTGCCTACGTAAATAAAAAAGATGATTTAGAAGGTATTGAAAAGGCATATACCATATCGGAGGAGCGCTCATTTGAAGCAGATCCACGCTTTGGGTTTGTTGTATTAGCCGAAATTGCCTCACGTGCTCTTTCATCAGCAATAAACGATCATGGTACAGCCATCAGCATTATCAGTAGTGTAACGAGACTATTACTGTTGTGGAAAACGTCAGAATGTAAACAAGAAGATGAACAATTAAATAAGAATGAGAATTATCAGTACGATCGCGTTTCGGTCCCCGAGATTTCTATATATGACTTGTTTGATGACGCCTACACTAGTATTAGTCGTGACGGTGCAGCGAATATAGAGGTAGCTATACATATTCAAAAATCGCTGAATGCCATTACTAATTGTTTCGACAAAGATAGTGAATTCAAAGACTCCGCAGCAACGTTTGCGAAACAAAGCTTTGAACGAAGTAAGCAAGCATTGGTGTTTTCTGACGACGTCGATAGGCTAAAAAAATCTTATAATCCAAGTTCTGGTTAA
- a CDS encoding sporulation protein, with protein sequence MLKQILASVGIGKAKVDTLLVTDKLKAGQPFDIEVVIQGGDVEQQLQGLEFAIMANAKTEAVLGESEVEYNKSVILQSWKQTFSLSIQPGETVTKQFTLDLHPEVPATNLFGHRIGKVWLQTGLDIKSGLDASDKDGLIIDPSETQLAVLQFVSDSGYSLFKSDIEFGRVQAHDFISHLPCYQEYEFKPQSRGLFGARELEVTFVDNGNETGVLIEVDRAFLGDGYRSTAIPNSCKTAESVRPYIEPLLG encoded by the coding sequence ATGCTAAAGCAAATTTTGGCCAGCGTAGGGATCGGTAAGGCTAAAGTCGATACTCTTTTAGTTACGGACAAATTAAAGGCCGGACAGCCGTTTGACATTGAAGTTGTCATTCAAGGTGGAGACGTCGAGCAACAACTTCAGGGACTAGAATTTGCTATTATGGCAAACGCTAAAACTGAAGCCGTCCTTGGCGAAAGTGAAGTTGAATACAACAAGAGTGTGATCCTACAAAGCTGGAAACAAACATTTAGTTTATCGATACAGCCAGGTGAAACCGTGACTAAACAGTTCACCTTAGATTTACACCCAGAAGTCCCAGCAACGAATCTATTTGGTCACCGAATCGGCAAGGTATGGTTACAAACAGGGTTAGATATTAAGTCAGGTTTAGATGCTAGCGATAAGGATGGTCTCATAATAGATCCATCTGAAACTCAATTAGCAGTTTTACAATTCGTTTCTGACAGTGGATACAGCTTATTCAAATCCGATATTGAATTTGGCCGAGTTCAAGCACATGACTTCATATCACATCTACCTTGTTATCAAGAATATGAGTTCAAGCCACAATCCCGTGGTTTATTTGGAGCCCGAGAGTTAGAAGTTACATTTGTCGATAATGGCAACGAAACCGGCGTATTGATTGAAGTTGACCGTGCTTTTTTAGGCGATGGCTACAGAAGTACCGCTATACCAAATAGCTGTAAGACCGCAGAGTCAGTTCGTCCTTATATCGAACCGCTTTTGGGTTAA
- a CDS encoding tyrosine-type recombinase/integrase: MSSKFTLSQLTSCSINKSSDQATVINSPMGKTQNTPYSPNSTSLATNDKASLEVSFDSDYQQYYRDIFTKLPYNTQRAYISDYNEFAIFCKYSGFDGFKNNFEHNESCIKHYVEDLCHSPLAYRTIKRRLSALSKFLGVAKLPNPIVSSAYLRDFIRLSLIENRKFRLSHKQAVPLTIDMVEQINNAVIPDSLLELRDLAIINLMFDALLRADEVVRVCVEDISSRNNTLLVVSSKSDQSGQGQYRYVSSSTISMVNEYISEANIDPKTKAPRLSSDLRGIRKGVLFRRLTNHKTALLPFNENIPNHQANVLNYSSIYRIWQRIAERAGITENITPHSGRVGGAVSLAEDGASLPELQLAGGWHSPEMPGHYTKQANVKRGGMAKLSEKRKR, translated from the coding sequence ATGTCTTCTAAGTTTACTCTTTCACAACTGACATCGTGCAGTATTAACAAAAGTAGTGATCAAGCAACTGTTATTAATAGCCCCATGGGTAAAACTCAGAACACCCCCTACTCGCCTAATTCAACCAGTTTGGCCACAAATGACAAAGCTTCTTTAGAGGTAAGTTTTGACAGCGATTATCAACAATATTATCGAGACATATTTACTAAGCTTCCATACAATACTCAACGCGCGTATATCAGTGACTATAATGAGTTCGCTATATTTTGTAAGTATTCAGGCTTTGACGGCTTTAAAAATAACTTTGAACACAACGAAAGCTGTATTAAGCACTACGTTGAAGATCTCTGTCATTCTCCCCTAGCCTATAGAACCATCAAGCGTAGGTTATCTGCACTAAGTAAATTCTTAGGAGTGGCCAAATTGCCCAACCCAATAGTTAGTTCTGCTTACTTGAGGGATTTTATTCGCCTTTCACTTATAGAAAACAGGAAGTTTCGGTTATCGCATAAACAAGCCGTTCCACTTACCATTGATATGGTCGAACAAATTAACAATGCTGTAATACCAGACTCTTTGCTTGAGCTTCGTGATCTCGCGATCATAAACCTTATGTTCGATGCGTTACTTCGTGCTGATGAAGTTGTGCGGGTTTGCGTTGAAGATATATCTTCACGAAACAATACATTATTAGTCGTTTCTTCTAAAAGCGACCAGTCGGGGCAAGGTCAATATCGCTATGTATCGTCTAGCACCATTTCTATGGTTAATGAGTATATCAGTGAAGCTAATATTGATCCCAAAACAAAAGCGCCCCGTCTTTCCTCTGATTTACGAGGAATTCGTAAAGGGGTCCTGTTCAGACGATTAACCAATCATAAAACCGCGCTTTTGCCGTTTAACGAAAACATTCCTAACCATCAAGCAAATGTACTCAACTACTCAAGCATTTACAGAATTTGGCAACGCATTGCCGAGCGCGCAGGCATCACCGAAAATATTACACCTCATAGCGGTCGTGTTGGAGGTGCCGTTTCGCTCGCAGAAGACGGCGCATCGTTACCCGAACTTCAACTTGCCGGGGGCTGGCATTCACCTGAAATGCCTGGTCACTATACAAAACAAGCTAACGTAAAACGTGGCGGTATGGCAAAATTATCAGAAAAGAGAAAACGATAA
- a CDS encoding diacylglycerol kinase, protein MITKRSGIARIFYATYYSFKGLRAAFNSEAAFRQEVVTLLVLMPVAFLADVSNVERILLIATLLIVLITELLNTAIEKLCDHVSTDIHLLIGRAKDIGSAAVFISLLLAGFTWISILW, encoded by the coding sequence ATGATAACTAAACGGTCGGGCATTGCGCGGATATTCTACGCCACTTATTATTCGTTTAAAGGACTTCGCGCTGCATTCAACAGTGAAGCCGCGTTTAGACAAGAAGTTGTTACTCTGCTAGTACTCATGCCAGTAGCATTTTTAGCTGACGTTTCAAATGTTGAGCGAATACTACTGATCGCCACTTTATTAATTGTTCTTATCACGGAGTTGCTAAATACGGCGATAGAAAAACTTTGTGACCATGTTAGTACAGATATTCATTTACTGATCGGCCGCGCTAAAGACATTGGCTCGGCCGCAGTATTTATAAGCCTTCTTCTGGCTGGATTTACCTGGATTAGTATTCTCTGGTAG
- a CDS encoding universal stress protein: MQNYDTILVPIDIYSDYELVVNKAVAIAGDSRKLHLLYVAYPQTNVEPYGLFLERDFSEEVRVQALRLLKDVAAKHDIPHNQVNVEIGSPADEIHHMADKLSADLIILGTHGQSGLRLLLGSTANAVLHGVKTDVLAVKI; encoded by the coding sequence ATGCAGAACTACGACACAATTTTAGTTCCTATTGATATATATTCCGACTATGAACTGGTAGTTAACAAGGCGGTTGCGATAGCAGGTGATAGTCGAAAGTTACATCTCTTATACGTTGCTTATCCACAAACAAATGTCGAACCATATGGTTTGTTTCTTGAAAGAGATTTTTCTGAAGAGGTAAGAGTGCAAGCGCTAAGGCTATTAAAAGATGTAGCGGCAAAACACGATATTCCGCATAACCAAGTAAACGTTGAAATAGGTTCGCCTGCGGATGAAATTCATCATATGGCTGATAAGTTGAGCGCTGATCTTATTATTTTAGGCACTCACGGGCAAAGTGGATTGCGTCTTTTACTTGGTTCAACAGCGAATGCTGTCTTACACGGTGTCAAAACAGACGTGTTAGCGGTAAAAATATAA
- a CDS encoding c-type cytochrome produces the protein MNKTILLTITLLLFGCEQGAQSPRGFSLPEGDMEKGYLVFQKYQCQDCHRIAGEKESEDTQYLVAKAIPLGGSSGRIKTYAELVTSIINPSHKLTPRQPASFTSEDGVSLMRVVNDELTVSELIDLVAYLQPKYKVTPYRTSDYRLYQLRVPNTQPDE, from the coding sequence ATGAACAAAACAATACTGTTAACAATTACACTTCTTCTTTTTGGCTGTGAACAAGGCGCACAATCTCCCCGCGGTTTTAGTTTACCTGAAGGCGATATGGAGAAAGGTTACTTAGTTTTTCAGAAATACCAATGCCAGGATTGCCATAGGATCGCGGGTGAAAAAGAGTCAGAAGACACGCAATATTTAGTGGCTAAAGCTATACCTCTAGGCGGAAGTAGCGGACGGATCAAAACTTACGCAGAACTCGTGACCAGTATTATTAACCCCTCGCACAAACTTACGCCGCGTCAGCCCGCAAGCTTTACGAGTGAGGATGGGGTTTCACTAATGCGAGTGGTAAATGACGAACTCACTGTATCTGAACTTATTGATCTGGTTGCTTACTTACAGCCCAAATATAAAGTAACACCTTATAGAACTAGCGATTACCGACTGTATCAATTACGTGTTCCTAATACACAACCTGATGAATGA
- a CDS encoding FMN-binding glutamate synthase family protein, with translation MRLTILTTLGLLVAANVAIGLLWAPIWWFLMLSVALLIFGLYDAMQIKHAILRNFPLVGRMRWTIEGLRPYIQQYIIETDTGGAPISRMFRSIVYQRAKNSRETVPFGTQLDTYKDGYEWIGHSLSAREVEDMNEDPRITVGGPQCKKPYRASVLNISAMSFGSLSKNAILALNKGAAKGGFYHNTGEGGLTPYHLENGGDIVWQIGTGYFGCRTKNGGFDPVQFEEKAKLDNVKMIEIKLSQGAKPGHGGILPAYKNTPEIAKIRGVEPGTQVDSPPRHKAFSTPLEMMDFISQLRVLSGYKPIGIKLALGRKSEFIAMCKAMVEKGITPDFVTVDGGEGGTGAAPLEYTNSVGFPLREALAFVDDCLTGFGLRDKIKIIASGKIITAFQLAKNLSLGADLCNSARGMMLALGCVQSLSCNTNKCPTGVATQDPKLAKGLNVDDKYERVYRFHKKTIHALMDILSSTGHAKTSELNRTHIFRRVNQCQVARYDEIFPLVKTGSFLTEDVPDRFKLHLEEANADSFMPCSLLAEIEKETKAVS, from the coding sequence ATGCGTTTAACTATATTAACCACACTGGGTTTGCTCGTTGCTGCTAACGTTGCAATAGGTTTGCTTTGGGCCCCAATTTGGTGGTTTTTAATGCTAAGTGTCGCGCTGTTGATTTTTGGCCTTTATGATGCGATGCAGATTAAACATGCCATATTGCGAAACTTTCCTCTTGTGGGACGAATGCGCTGGACGATTGAGGGATTACGTCCCTACATCCAACAATACATAATTGAAACGGATACTGGTGGAGCGCCTATCTCTAGAATGTTTCGCTCCATTGTTTATCAGCGTGCGAAAAACAGTAGAGAAACAGTGCCTTTTGGTACTCAACTCGATACGTACAAAGATGGCTATGAGTGGATAGGTCATTCGTTATCTGCCCGAGAGGTTGAAGATATGAATGAAGATCCACGTATTACGGTAGGCGGCCCGCAATGCAAAAAACCGTATCGTGCAAGCGTCCTCAACATAAGCGCGATGAGTTTTGGAAGCTTGTCGAAAAACGCTATTTTGGCACTAAATAAAGGTGCCGCTAAAGGTGGCTTTTATCATAATACGGGCGAGGGAGGGTTAACCCCATACCACCTTGAAAATGGCGGCGATATTGTCTGGCAAATAGGAACGGGGTATTTTGGCTGTCGTACTAAAAACGGCGGATTCGACCCTGTTCAGTTTGAAGAAAAAGCTAAGCTAGATAATGTGAAAATGATTGAAATAAAGCTTAGCCAAGGCGCAAAACCTGGACACGGTGGTATTCTTCCTGCTTACAAAAATACGCCCGAAATTGCAAAAATAAGAGGCGTGGAGCCAGGAACCCAAGTTGATTCTCCACCCAGACATAAGGCCTTTTCTACACCACTTGAAATGATGGATTTTATCAGTCAATTACGTGTTTTAAGCGGGTACAAACCTATAGGTATAAAGCTAGCGCTTGGACGGAAAAGTGAATTCATCGCCATGTGTAAAGCTATGGTAGAAAAGGGAATTACACCCGATTTTGTTACGGTTGACGGTGGTGAGGGTGGGACCGGCGCCGCACCGCTTGAATACACTAATTCCGTTGGATTTCCGCTTCGAGAGGCGTTGGCATTTGTTGATGACTGCCTTACCGGATTTGGTCTTCGAGATAAAATTAAAATTATTGCTTCTGGAAAAATAATAACCGCTTTTCAATTAGCTAAAAACCTAAGCCTGGGAGCAGATTTGTGTAACAGTGCTCGCGGAATGATGCTGGCACTCGGATGCGTACAGTCATTGTCATGTAACACCAATAAGTGCCCGACTGGCGTAGCAACACAAGATCCAAAATTGGCCAAGGGCTTGAATGTAGACGACAAATATGAGCGTGTATACCGTTTTCACAAAAAGACAATTCACGCACTAATGGATATTTTGTCTTCAACCGGCCATGCTAAAACCAGTGAATTAAATCGCACCCATATATTTAGACGGGTGAATCAATGCCAGGTGGCCAGGTACGACGAGATTTTTCCATTGGTTAAGACTGGAAGTTTTCTAACTGAAGATGTGCCCGACAGATTCAAATTGCATCTTGAAGAAGCAAATGCGGATAGTTTTATGCCCTGCAGTCTACTAGCCGAAATAGAAAAAGAAACGAAAGCGGTGTCGTAA